Part of the bacterium genome is shown below.
GCGTCGCCTTGGATCGCATAGCCACCGGCTTTGCCCTGCCACTCACCGCCCTTCACGTAGTCACGAATGTCCGCACGCGTCAATTGAGTGAAGCGAGTTCGGCTAACAACAGTCTCGCTGTGCAATACCCGCACTGCTCCGCCACAATCAAATCCCGCCAGGCAGAAGCCAGTCAGGACATCATGCCAACGGCCAGAGAGTAACTCGAGCATACGCTTCGCGCTGTCACGACCGGCGGGTTTTCCCAGAATCCGGCCGTCACAATGGACAATTGTGTCTGCACCCAACAGGACGCGGTCGGACTGCCCAAACCAGGTTGATGCCCGGACCTTGCGCTCGGCATTGTGGCGAGCCAGTTCTTCCGGTGAATCAGCCAGCCATTCCTCGAGCGCGTGCGAAGGCACAACTTCAAATGGCAGGCCGATTCGGGCCAGCAGTTCACTCCGGCGCGGTGACGCCGATACCAAGGTCAGCCGCAGGTCCAACTACGATATCAGTAACGCGACGGCGTGAATCACGCCCAACATCGGCGCAATGCGATTGAATCGAATCAACGCCGTGCGTGCGCCTTCCATCTTGGGCTGGCGAATCCGGCCCCAAAAAAACGCCAGCGGCATCAACACACCGAGCAGCATCACCCAGAAATAGGCGCGACTGTAGAGCTCGCCCAGCCACGGCCACAGGCTGACCGTGCCAAACAAGAAGAACGTAACAGCCGTGATTGCCAGCCGTTTCCGGTAGTGCTGATGGACCTCGACAGCACTTGATCCACCGTGATTCTCAAACAGATCTTCTTCGATATCCAGTGTAGCCCGCACGACGGCAACAAACAGGGCGGCGATCGCGGCTGGAAACGCGCCCGTCTCGGGATGCCCCAGAGCCGCCGCAACAAACATTGCCGAGGCCGCAAACATCAGGGGCACCTGAATATGGCGCAGGAGGCGAGACGAGGGCGGAGTTTTGACATGCCAAATCAAAAGCGCGGGCAAGAGCAACAGCCAGGGAAGCGTGCCAGCCACGCCTTGACTACTCATAACAACTCCTGCAATCGCTATGAGTGCGGCGCCGCCGATCAGCGGCATCCAGAGCGTGGAGGTCTGCCGACGCGGGTGCGCCGGGCCAATGCGCCAACCTATAAATGCCAGGAGGGCCGCTACTACGGCCGTCGCCACGATAGAGGTTTCGGGTGAAGGAGTCGCTGTCTTGATGACCAATGCCATAGGCACAATGCCAGTACAAAAGACCACGGCTTCCAGCAGCCACAATGGAACAGGCAAGCGGGACTCTGAAAGGAACGGATGATTAAGCATGCTTGAAGGGAAGTTCAATTTGCAGTTTTGTTTTTAGCAGGTGCAGGGCTTCGGCCATGACTTCTTCCTGCGAGATACCGAGGCCGCGGCCGGTATCAATTGTAGCTATGTTCAATGCGCCACCAGGGGCACCACACCAGGATTCGTAGGCATCATTCAGTTGTGCCAGGTAGTCCGGGTCAATCGAACGCTCGTACTCCCGCCCCCGGAGTTCTATGCGCCGCAGCAGCGAGGGGACGTCACTCTTTAGATAGATGATGAGGTCCGGACGTTTCAATTGATCCGTCATCGCGTCAAACAACGACCGGTAGTTCTCCCAGTCACGCTCCGACATGAACCCACGGGCGTGCAGAGTTCGAGCGAAAATTTCCGCGTCTTCATAGATCGTGCGATCCTGTACGCATGACTGATGATGGCGCTCGATACCTAATTGACTCTCGAACCGTTTGCTAAGAAAATATACCTGCAGGTGAAACGACCAGCGGCTCATGTCCGCATAGAAATCTGCCAGATAAGGATTGTTGATCACAGGCTCCAGCTCGCAGCGCCAGCCGAGTTGCTGGGCCAGCCGTTGCGCCAGGGTCGTTTTCCCGGCGCCGATGTTGCCGGCGATTGCAATGAAATAGCGGCGCAGGAACGGATCATTCATCAGCAGGGTCGTCCAACAGGTAAAGTCCGAGAGGTTCGTGTGCCGTGCGCGTGCGCACACGCGCGATTGGCCACACGGCAAGTTCGATGGTCAAGGCGACCGTGCAAGACATCAGGTGCCCGCCCCACGTGCGACCGGTCGCATCGGCGACGACGGCATGCAAGTGCCAAAACGGGTCACCGTTGCGTGACGTGAGATTGCCGTTTAATGCGACAAGTTCGACAATACCGGGCACAGCGAAAGTCTGGTACTCGCGGCTCGTTAAGTCATAGTAGGCCAGTACAACATCCGCGACGCCGCCGATTCCAGTGCAAACTGCGGACGGCCAGCCGTGTTGCGCGCACAATTGGTACA
Proteins encoded:
- a CDS encoding DNA-binding protein; this translates as MKGSPAMQAPNSKVGPVDLHRVPTGDTLPAALYQLCAQHGWPSAVCTGIGGVADVVLAYYDLTSREYQTFAVPGIVELVALNGNLTSRNGDPFWHLHAVVADATGRTWGGHLMSCTVALTIELAVWPIARVRTRTAHEPLGLYLLDDPADE
- a CDS encoding Maf family protein, yielding MTLVSASPRRSELLARIGLPFEVVPSHALEEWLADSPEELARHNAERKVRASTWFGQSDRVLLGADTIVHCDGRILGKPAGRDSAKRMLELLSGRWHDVLTGFCLAGFDCGGAVRVLHSETVVSRTRFTQLTRADIRDYVKGGEWQGKAGGYAIQGDAGKFVLEFSGDYDNIVGLPTERIRERIATIFSNDRFL
- a CDS encoding deoxynucleoside kinase is translated as MNDPFLRRYFIAIAGNIGAGKTTLAQRLAQQLGWRCELEPVINNPYLADFYADMSRWSFHLQVYFLSKRFESQLGIERHHQSCVQDRTIYEDAEIFARTLHARGFMSERDWENYRSLFDAMTDQLKRPDLIIYLKSDVPSLLRRIELRGREYERSIDPDYLAQLNDAYESWCGAPGGALNIATIDTGRGLGISQEEVMAEALHLLKTKLQIELPFKHA